One Pyrococcus furiosus DSM 3638 genomic region harbors:
- a CDS encoding 3-isopropylmalate dehydrogenase — MIKIAVIPGDGIGKEVVAEGLKVLRKIEELSNVKFDFQEYPFGAEHYLKTGETLPDWALEEFRHFDAIYFGAIGDPRVKPGILEHGILLKLRFSLDLYVNLRPVKLYHPKLTPLKGKEKIDMVFIRENTEGLYAGAGGFLRKGTPHEVAIQEMINTRFGVERTIRFAFEYAKTKGRKKVTLVDKANVLTYAHDLWQRVFKEVASEYQEIETDHYYVDAMAMKMIRSPEIFEVVVTPNMFGDILTDLGAEIVGGLGLAASGNINPRGVSMFEPVHGSAPDIAGKGIANPLAAILTAALMLEHLGLDREASLVEKAVAKTIEENKVTPDLGGELKTSEVGNEVVKNLEVLWDEGEES, encoded by the coding sequence ATGATAAAGATAGCTGTGATCCCAGGTGATGGGATAGGAAAGGAGGTAGTGGCTGAGGGGCTAAAGGTTCTTCGCAAAATAGAGGAGCTGAGCAACGTTAAGTTCGACTTTCAAGAGTATCCATTCGGAGCAGAACATTACTTGAAAACTGGAGAAACCCTTCCAGACTGGGCTCTTGAGGAGTTTAGACACTTTGATGCAATTTACTTTGGAGCAATTGGGGATCCAAGGGTAAAGCCGGGAATTCTAGAACACGGAATTCTACTTAAGCTCAGATTTTCCCTAGACCTTTACGTAAACTTAAGACCTGTAAAGTTATACCACCCAAAACTAACTCCGCTAAAGGGAAAGGAAAAGATTGACATGGTGTTCATAAGGGAAAACACTGAGGGCCTATATGCAGGAGCGGGTGGTTTTCTTAGGAAGGGGACCCCTCATGAGGTCGCTATTCAAGAAATGATAAATACTAGGTTTGGAGTCGAGAGAACCATTAGGTTTGCCTTTGAATATGCAAAGACTAAGGGGAGAAAAAAGGTAACTCTAGTAGATAAGGCCAACGTTCTTACCTATGCTCACGATCTCTGGCAGAGAGTGTTTAAGGAAGTTGCTTCGGAATACCAGGAAATAGAGACTGACCACTACTATGTTGATGCTATGGCAATGAAAATGATCCGTTCTCCAGAGATCTTCGAAGTAGTTGTAACTCCAAACATGTTTGGAGACATTCTCACTGACTTGGGAGCAGAGATTGTGGGAGGATTAGGATTAGCAGCTTCTGGAAATATCAATCCAAGGGGAGTTTCCATGTTTGAGCCAGTCCACGGTTCTGCCCCAGACATTGCAGGAAAGGGCATTGCAAATCCACTAGCTGCGATTTTAACAGCAGCTCTAATGCTTGAGCACCTGGGATTGGACAGGGAAGCCTCACTTGTGGAAAAGGCCGTTGCGAAGACAATAGAAGAAAACAAAGTAACACCAGACTTGGGAGGAGAGTTGAAGACTAGCGAAGTTGGTAATGAAGTTGTGAAAAATTTAGAGGTGTTATGGGATGAGGGAGAGGAGAGTTGA
- the leuD gene encoding 3-isopropylmalate dehydratase small subunit: MKARGRAWKYGDNIDTDVIIPARYLNTSDPKELAQHVLEDLDPEFRYKMKPGDIIVAGENFGCGSSREHAPLAIKAAGVSAVIAKSFARIFYRNAINIGLPILEAPEAVERIETGDEIEIDFSTGEIRNLTKGEVYHANPFPEFIMEIIKAGGLVEWAKRRLAK; this comes from the coding sequence ATGAAGGCTAGAGGGAGGGCCTGGAAGTATGGGGACAATATAGACACCGACGTTATAATTCCAGCAAGGTACTTGAACACATCAGATCCAAAAGAGCTGGCCCAGCATGTTCTTGAAGACCTAGACCCTGAGTTTAGGTACAAGATGAAGCCTGGAGATATAATAGTGGCTGGAGAAAACTTCGGATGTGGGAGCTCAAGAGAACATGCTCCATTGGCAATTAAAGCGGCGGGAGTGTCTGCAGTTATAGCGAAGTCTTTCGCTAGGATATTCTATAGGAATGCAATAAACATTGGGCTACCAATTTTGGAGGCTCCTGAGGCTGTTGAAAGGATAGAGACTGGAGATGAGATCGAAATAGACTTCTCAACTGGAGAAATCAGAAATCTGACAAAGGGGGAAGTATATCACGCCAACCCATTTCCCGAATTTATAATGGAAATCATCAAGGCTGGAGGGCTTGTTGAATGGGCTAAGAGGAGGTTGGCAAAATGA
- the leuC gene encoding 3-isopropylmalate dehydratase large subunit: MGGMTIAEKILATHAGKEEVKPGEIVLAKVDFMFGNDVTTPLAIKTFRKIGVEKVFDPERIAIVLDHFTPNKDIKAAEQCKFSREFAREQGIKWFFEGGNVGVEHCLLPELGLVLPGELIIGADSHTCTYGALGAFATGVGSTDLAVAMATGEAWFRVPETIKFVYEGDLQPWVTSKDLILYTIGDIGVNGALYKVMEFSGEVIEKLSVEQRMTMTNMAIEAGAKTGIIEPDKKTIEYVKGRAKREYKIYKSDEDAKYYKVIEYDVSKIEPQVAFPHLPENTVPISKAAKMNIKIDQVVIGSCTNGRLEDLRMAAEVLEGQKVAPWVRLIILPCSPTVYFKAMKEGLLEIFLEAGAVIGPPTCGPCLGGHMGILASGERAVSTTNRNFVGRMGHPKSEVYLASPYVAAASAILGRIASPEEVVK, translated from the coding sequence ATGGGCGGAATGACAATAGCTGAAAAAATTTTGGCAACTCATGCCGGAAAGGAAGAGGTAAAACCTGGAGAGATAGTTTTGGCAAAAGTGGACTTCATGTTTGGGAATGATGTAACAACCCCCTTAGCCATAAAAACGTTTAGAAAGATTGGAGTGGAGAAGGTTTTTGACCCAGAAAGAATAGCAATAGTTTTAGATCACTTCACTCCAAATAAAGATATCAAAGCTGCGGAGCAATGTAAATTCTCACGAGAATTTGCCAGAGAACAGGGAATCAAGTGGTTCTTTGAGGGAGGAAACGTTGGTGTCGAGCATTGTTTACTCCCTGAGTTAGGATTAGTTCTCCCAGGAGAGCTAATTATTGGAGCAGATTCCCACACTTGCACTTATGGAGCCCTGGGTGCCTTTGCAACTGGAGTTGGTAGTACTGACTTAGCAGTTGCAATGGCAACAGGAGAGGCGTGGTTCAGGGTTCCCGAAACGATAAAATTCGTTTATGAAGGAGACCTTCAACCCTGGGTAACTAGTAAGGATCTCATACTTTACACAATCGGAGACATAGGGGTTAATGGAGCCCTCTACAAAGTCATGGAATTTTCGGGAGAAGTTATAGAGAAGCTTTCCGTGGAACAGAGGATGACGATGACTAATATGGCCATAGAGGCCGGAGCAAAGACTGGGATAATAGAGCCGGATAAGAAGACTATAGAGTACGTAAAGGGGAGGGCCAAGAGAGAGTACAAGATCTACAAGAGCGATGAAGATGCAAAGTACTACAAGGTTATTGAGTATGACGTTAGTAAAATTGAACCTCAAGTTGCCTTTCCACACTTACCCGAAAACACGGTTCCCATCAGCAAGGCCGCAAAGATGAACATAAAGATAGACCAAGTTGTCATTGGCTCATGTACGAATGGTAGGTTGGAAGACCTTAGAATGGCCGCTGAAGTTTTAGAAGGCCAGAAAGTGGCCCCCTGGGTAAGGCTTATCATTCTTCCATGTTCACCGACTGTGTATTTCAAGGCAATGAAGGAGGGCCTCTTGGAGATTTTCCTGGAGGCAGGAGCTGTTATAGGGCCTCCAACTTGTGGACCGTGCCTAGGAGGTCACATGGGTATTCTGGCGAGTGGTGAGAGAGCTGTATCTACAACAAACAGGAACTTTGTTGGAAGAATGGGTCACCCAAAGAGCGAAGTTTACTTGGCAAGTCCCTATGTAGCTGCAGCTTCGGCTATTCTTGGTAGAATTGCCTCTCCAGAGGAGGTGGTAAAATGA